From a single Gimesia fumaroli genomic region:
- a CDS encoding alpha/beta hydrolase family protein yields MNRLLSLLVLFSVLVVSLIAEAADDLNVLPPLEGEAAESGLVYHALQQRAHEAFAKRKSVYEELKTPEDCVAYQKRMREFFRTQIGGFPERTPLNPRVIGKLKGDGFHVENVIYESWPGHHVTANLYLPNTKPPYPGVLVPCGHSHDGKAAAAYQRACILLAKNGMAALCYDPIGQGERYQVLSEQPNEFFRGGSRYRPPHPRVQYYCTAEHTLMSVSSIPLGGNSARYRIWDGMRSIDYLISRPEIDAKRIGCTGNSGGGTLTSYIMALDDRVQAAAPVCYSTMFRYLVDFNGPQDGEQVIFGQLAYGMDIADYTLMRAPKPTLICAGTHDRTFKIDGTWELFREAKRFYTRMGYAERVDIIEADAPHGFTIQLREGSARWMNRWLMHKENPIFEGDLPVFTDEELQCSQSGQILLDAGERSLFEINDGLNQQLAKDRAELWNSGELKTLRERVREVSGVKKLGELLRPEFKEVGSIQRPDYQITKLIIKPGHGVPLPALLFQPKERTGELVLYLHGGGKDVDAGAGAAIEQRVKQGDVVLAVDVRCIGETSRKNNRKIGWSHGLLGPNYHEWALAYLLGDSMVKLRAEDILVATRFLSETQSKNKPEPVVLTAIGETAIPALHAAALEPAMFSKVNLSQMIPSWDAVVKTPETQNQLINTVHGALKVYDLPELIKLAGAAKVKITQPAGVTDDLAVKAP; encoded by the coding sequence ATGAATCGACTGCTGTCGCTGCTCGTTCTGTTTTCTGTTCTTGTTGTTTCTCTGATTGCGGAAGCGGCGGATGACTTGAATGTGCTGCCCCCGTTGGAGGGAGAGGCAGCCGAGTCCGGGCTGGTCTATCATGCCCTGCAGCAGCGCGCTCATGAAGCGTTTGCGAAACGGAAGTCGGTTTACGAAGAACTGAAGACACCCGAAGACTGTGTCGCTTATCAGAAACGGATGCGGGAATTCTTCCGGACTCAGATCGGCGGATTCCCTGAACGAACGCCGTTGAATCCGCGCGTGATTGGCAAACTGAAAGGGGACGGCTTTCATGTCGAAAATGTGATCTACGAAAGCTGGCCCGGGCATCATGTGACCGCCAATTTGTATCTGCCAAATACGAAACCCCCTTATCCGGGAGTGCTGGTTCCCTGTGGACACAGTCACGATGGGAAAGCGGCTGCAGCGTATCAACGAGCCTGTATTCTGCTGGCGAAAAACGGGATGGCGGCACTCTGTTATGATCCCATTGGACAGGGGGAACGTTATCAGGTGCTCTCAGAACAGCCGAATGAATTTTTCCGAGGCGGCAGTCGCTATCGTCCACCTCATCCACGGGTGCAGTATTATTGTACGGCAGAACATACGCTGATGTCGGTCAGTTCGATTCCGCTGGGCGGCAACTCGGCCCGCTATCGAATCTGGGATGGCATGCGGAGTATTGATTATCTGATCAGTCGTCCGGAGATTGACGCGAAACGGATTGGCTGCACCGGAAACTCAGGCGGCGGTACGTTGACCAGCTACATCATGGCACTCGATGATCGAGTGCAGGCTGCGGCTCCGGTCTGTTATTCCACCATGTTTCGTTATCTGGTTGATTTCAACGGGCCTCAAGATGGCGAGCAGGTGATTTTCGGTCAACTCGCTTACGGCATGGATATCGCCGACTACACGTTGATGCGGGCTCCCAAGCCGACGCTGATCTGTGCCGGCACGCATGACCGCACGTTCAAAATCGATGGCACCTGGGAACTATTCCGCGAAGCCAAACGCTTTTATACACGCATGGGTTATGCCGAGCGGGTCGATATCATTGAAGCCGACGCACCACACGGTTTCACGATTCAATTGCGTGAAGGTTCGGCTCGCTGGATGAATCGCTGGCTGATGCATAAAGAAAATCCGATTTTCGAAGGAGATCTGCCGGTCTTCACCGATGAAGAACTGCAGTGTTCGCAGTCGGGGCAGATTCTGCTCGACGCCGGCGAGCGTTCGCTGTTTGAGATCAATGACGGTCTGAATCAACAGCTGGCAAAAGACCGGGCTGAGTTGTGGAACAGCGGCGAGCTGAAAACGCTGCGTGAGCGCGTGCGTGAAGTGAGCGGTGTCAAAAAACTCGGTGAATTGCTACGACCAGAGTTTAAAGAAGTGGGTAGCATTCAACGACCCGATTATCAGATCACGAAGCTGATCATTAAGCCCGGACATGGCGTGCCTCTACCGGCTTTGTTGTTTCAGCCAAAAGAACGGACGGGGGAACTCGTCCTGTACCTGCACGGTGGTGGTAAAGATGTTGACGCGGGCGCAGGAGCCGCCATCGAGCAACGGGTGAAACAGGGAGACGTAGTCCTGGCCGTCGATGTACGCTGCATTGGTGAAACGTCGCGCAAGAACAATCGGAAGATCGGCTGGTCGCACGGTTTGCTCGGTCCCAACTATCATGAATGGGCGCTGGCGTATCTGCTGGGCGATTCGATGGTCAAGCTGCGGGCCGAAGATATTCTGGTTGCGACGCGGTTTCTTTCAGAAACGCAATCAAAGAACAAACCGGAGCCAGTTGTCTTGACGGCCATTGGTGAAACGGCAATCCCTGCACTGCATGCGGCGGCACTCGAGCCAGCTATGTTTTCGAAGGTCAATCTGAGCCAGATGATTCCCTCCTGGGACGCAGTGGTGAAAACGCCGGAAACGCAGAACCAACTGATCAATACGGTGCACGGGGCGTTAAAAGTGTATGACTTGCCAGAACTGATCAAATTAGCCGGCGCTGCGAAAGTCAAAATCACTCAGCCTGCAGGCGTGACGGATGATCTGGCGGTGAAAGCCCCATAG
- a CDS encoding agmatine deiminase family protein has product MSEITRRLPAEWEPHQATLLCFPHNGNDWPGKYEVVKWAFVEIIRKVAEFERVLLVVKSEEQQQKVDAMLRQAHADTKQVRYIVQNTNRSWMRDSGPIVVQRSDGKREALQFRFNGWAKYANHRLDWQIPSAVAKTLKAPLTEVVYQGRPVVLEGGAIEVNGRGTLITTEECLLDQKVQVRNPGFTKEDYAAIFQEYLGVTNVIWLGDGIEGDDTHGHVDDICRFVNPTTVVACVEPNKKDVNQRRLEHNLDRLKQARLEDGSKLNVVPMPMPGRLDFEELRLPASYVNFLVTNGCVLVPTFNDPNDAQALGILGELYPDRRVIGIHAVDLVWGLGTLHCLSHEITAAVAKK; this is encoded by the coding sequence ATGAGCGAGATCACGCGTAGACTGCCCGCCGAGTGGGAGCCGCATCAGGCCACCCTGCTCTGCTTTCCGCATAACGGCAATGACTGGCCCGGCAAGTACGAAGTCGTCAAATGGGCCTTCGTCGAAATCATTCGCAAGGTCGCGGAGTTCGAACGTGTGCTGCTGGTTGTGAAGTCGGAAGAACAGCAGCAGAAAGTTGACGCGATGCTTCGGCAGGCGCACGCCGACACGAAACAGGTCAGGTACATCGTTCAAAACACGAATCGCAGCTGGATGCGCGATTCAGGTCCGATCGTGGTACAACGGAGCGACGGCAAACGCGAGGCGCTACAGTTCCGCTTTAACGGCTGGGCCAAGTATGCCAATCATCGGCTGGACTGGCAGATTCCGTCCGCGGTCGCGAAGACGTTAAAGGCACCTTTAACGGAAGTGGTTTATCAGGGACGCCCTGTTGTTCTGGAAGGGGGAGCGATCGAAGTCAACGGACGCGGAACTCTGATCACCACCGAAGAATGTCTGCTCGATCAAAAAGTTCAAGTCCGTAATCCCGGTTTCACCAAAGAAGATTACGCGGCGATTTTCCAGGAATACCTGGGAGTGACGAATGTGATCTGGCTGGGGGACGGAATCGAAGGGGACGACACGCACGGCCACGTGGATGACATCTGCCGTTTTGTGAATCCGACGACAGTGGTCGCCTGTGTGGAGCCGAACAAAAAAGACGTCAATCAGCGTCGCCTGGAACACAATCTTGACCGTCTGAAACAGGCGCGGTTAGAAGACGGCAGCAAACTCAATGTCGTACCCATGCCCATGCCGGGCCGGCTCGACTTTGAAGAGTTACGGCTCCCTGCCAGCTATGTCAATTTTCTGGTCACCAATGGCTGCGTGCTGGTGCCGACGTTTAATGATCCGAACGACGCACAGGCACTCGGCATCCTCGGCGAACTCTATCCCGACCGCCGCGTCATCGGCATTCATGCCGTCGATCTGGTCTGGGGACTGGGAACGCTGCACTGCCTGAGTCATGAGATCACGGCGGCTGTTGCGAAAAAATAA
- a CDS encoding carbon-nitrogen hydrolase, whose product MVRHFKIALVQVSLNGLPDQNLSKCLAWVRIAAEQGGQVICLPELYSSFYFCQKETTKYFEFAEPLYDKSFTAFSELAKELGVVIIVPFFEKRTEGLYHNSAYIIDADGSEAGLYRKMHIPDDPCFYEKFYFTPGDLGFKAVQTQFGKIGTLICWDQWFPEGARITALSGANVLVYPTAIGWHPHEKSEHGPMQHDSWMTIQRSHAIANGTFVAAVNRVGFEQPEPEQPGLEFWGSSFICGPQGEILAQASTDEEEILVAEVNLDLMAEVRQNWPFLRDRRIDAYGNILKLYHDESSP is encoded by the coding sequence ATGGTTCGCCACTTCAAAATCGCTCTGGTGCAGGTTTCTCTCAACGGACTGCCTGACCAGAACCTGTCAAAGTGTCTCGCGTGGGTTCGTATCGCCGCCGAGCAGGGGGGACAGGTGATCTGCCTGCCCGAGCTTTACAGCTCCTTTTATTTCTGCCAGAAAGAGACCACAAAATATTTCGAGTTCGCCGAGCCGCTGTATGACAAATCATTTACCGCGTTCAGCGAACTGGCAAAAGAGTTGGGCGTGGTCATCATTGTGCCCTTCTTTGAAAAGCGAACCGAAGGCCTGTATCACAACAGCGCCTATATTATCGACGCGGATGGCAGCGAAGCGGGCCTGTATCGCAAGATGCATATTCCCGATGATCCCTGTTTCTACGAAAAGTTTTATTTCACGCCCGGCGATCTGGGCTTCAAAGCCGTACAAACACAGTTTGGAAAAATTGGCACGTTGATTTGCTGGGATCAGTGGTTTCCCGAAGGCGCCCGAATTACGGCACTCAGCGGCGCGAACGTGCTCGTTTATCCGACGGCCATCGGCTGGCATCCGCATGAAAAATCTGAGCACGGCCCGATGCAGCATGATTCCTGGATGACGATCCAGCGCAGCCACGCGATTGCGAATGGCACGTTCGTCGCGGCCGTCAACCGGGTCGGTTTTGAACAGCCGGAACCGGAGCAGCCGGGGCTGGAATTCTGGGGTTCCTCATTCATCTGTGGTCCACAGGGGGAAATCCTCGCGCAGGCCTCCACAGACGAAGAAGAAATTTTGGTCGCAGAGGTGAACCTGGATCTGATGGCGGAAGTCCGCCAGAACTGGCCGTTCCTCCGTGACCGCCGAATTGACGCATACGGCAACATTCTCAAACTCTATCACGATGAATCGTCTCCATGA